A genomic region of Herbaspirillum sp. DW155 contains the following coding sequences:
- a CDS encoding LysR substrate-binding domain-containing protein — protein sequence MELRQLRYFVAIVDHGSFSRAARVLHIAQPALTQQIRQLEDELAAQLLHRSAQGVIATDAGKVFYEHALAILKQVQDARQAVAQSTDKPSGTVALGIPQSVSNALALPLLKAVRANYPEITLQLTEELTGNLITQLKSGRINLAVLFDDGQLSSFAATPMIEEEMMYITRAKSRYGVTGRKGVPLAKAIQAPLILPGLAHGVRPRIENLVRAQGMSLENVIEINSVAILKSAILADIGATILPVAPLLADIERGEMVAHRIAGQQISRTLALCASRNIPLTTAAAAVEQLVLDVTDDLCRSGKWGHTRVLERESA from the coding sequence ATGGAATTACGCCAACTGCGCTACTTCGTGGCCATCGTCGATCACGGTTCGTTCTCGCGCGCGGCACGCGTGCTGCACATCGCCCAGCCGGCGCTGACCCAGCAGATCCGCCAGCTGGAAGACGAGCTGGCCGCACAGCTGCTGCACCGCTCGGCCCAGGGCGTGATCGCCACCGATGCCGGCAAGGTCTTCTATGAACATGCGCTGGCGATCCTCAAGCAGGTGCAGGATGCCCGGCAGGCCGTGGCGCAATCCACCGACAAACCCTCGGGGACGGTGGCGCTGGGCATTCCGCAGAGTGTTTCCAATGCGCTGGCCTTGCCATTGTTGAAGGCGGTGCGCGCCAACTATCCCGAGATCACCCTGCAACTGACCGAGGAATTGACCGGCAACCTCATCACCCAGCTCAAATCCGGGCGCATCAATCTGGCCGTGCTGTTCGACGACGGCCAGCTGTCTTCCTTCGCGGCCACGCCGATGATCGAGGAAGAGATGATGTACATCACCCGCGCCAAATCACGCTATGGCGTGACGGGCCGCAAGGGCGTGCCTTTGGCCAAGGCCATCCAGGCACCTCTGATCCTGCCCGGTCTGGCCCATGGCGTGCGTCCGCGCATCGAGAATCTGGTGCGCGCGCAAGGCATGAGCCTGGAAAATGTCATCGAGATCAACTCGGTGGCCATCCTCAAGTCCGCCATCCTGGCCGATATCGGCGCCACCATCCTGCCGGTGGCGCCGCTGCTGGCCGACATCGAGCGCGGCGAGATGGTGGCCCATCGCATCGCCGGCCAGCAGATCTCGCGCACCCTGGCGTTGTGCGCCTCCCGCAATATCCCCCTGACCACGGCCGCCGCAGCGGTGGAACAGCTGGTGCTGGATGTGACGGACGATCTGTGCCGCTCGGGCAAGTGGGGGCATACGCGCGTGCTGGAACGTGAATCTGCGTAA
- a CDS encoding GGDEF domain-containing protein: MNAATASLALALVQFCGGVIMAGLFLNMPRERCTRLWSLSGGLSAMGICVMVLGYAGVGGALNGLLLLVGNTTLFAGCLTAWCGLRNFYQRRTAVYLPLVMVGIYAIIFTILLVYKASFTNRSYLAMFALQMVFWLALIEFVRGMRGPDGQRQGGWSFGRCIGVVSLFIFISTHTARFVLSFSQPELFVPPAMSTIGVALIYMIPMCGSLLFSVSLMMIYFERLLAEKQRLATVDELTGTLNRRELVRCGEQALAQAVHGGRVLTLAFIDVDYFKLINDSHGHLVGDRVLADIGALLREHCYPGGLIGRYGGEEFCGVFPEVSEVQARQIAQHLLDTVRNHDFGHGQAVTISVGLAILQPGHSRSWDALVHEADQALYRAKSEGRNAFRMALAA; encoded by the coding sequence ATGAATGCAGCTACTGCCAGCCTTGCGCTGGCCCTCGTACAGTTTTGCGGCGGCGTGATCATGGCGGGTCTGTTCCTGAACATGCCCCGTGAACGCTGCACGCGTCTGTGGTCGCTCTCGGGCGGGCTGTCGGCCATGGGCATCTGCGTCATGGTGTTGGGCTATGCCGGTGTGGGCGGGGCCTTGAATGGCTTGCTGTTGTTGGTGGGTAATACCACGCTGTTTGCCGGTTGCCTTACCGCCTGGTGCGGACTGCGCAATTTCTACCAGCGTCGCACGGCGGTGTATTTGCCGCTGGTGATGGTGGGTATTTACGCCATCATTTTTACGATCCTGCTGGTCTACAAGGCGAGCTTCACCAATCGCAGCTACCTGGCCATGTTCGCGCTGCAGATGGTGTTCTGGCTGGCGCTCATCGAATTCGTGCGCGGCATGCGCGGGCCGGACGGCCAACGCCAGGGTGGATGGAGTTTCGGGCGCTGCATCGGGGTCGTGTCGCTGTTCATCTTCATTTCCACCCATACGGCCCGGTTCGTGCTGTCGTTTTCGCAGCCGGAACTGTTCGTTCCACCTGCCATGAGTACCATCGGCGTGGCCTTGATCTACATGATTCCCATGTGTGGTTCGCTGCTGTTCTCGGTCTCGCTGATGATGATCTACTTCGAACGCCTGCTGGCCGAGAAGCAGCGCCTTGCCACGGTGGACGAGCTGACCGGTACCCTCAACCGGCGCGAGCTGGTGCGCTGCGGCGAGCAGGCTCTGGCACAGGCGGTACACGGCGGGCGGGTACTGACGCTGGCCTTCATCGACGTGGATTACTTCAAACTCATCAACGACAGCCACGGCCACCTGGTGGGAGATCGCGTACTGGCCGACATCGGTGCCTTGCTGCGCGAACACTGCTACCCGGGCGGCCTGATCGGACGCTATGGCGGCGAGGAATTCTGCGGGGTCTTCCCGGAGGTGTCCGAGGTGCAGGCACGCCAGATCGCCCAGCATCTGCTGGACACCGTACGCAACCACGACTTTGGTCATGGCCAGGCGGTCACCATCAGCGTGGGCCTGGCGATCCTGCAGCCGGGCCACTCCCGCAGCTGGGATGCCCTGGTGCATGAGGCCGACCAGGCGCTGTACCGCGCCAAGAGCGAAGGGCGCAATGCCTTCCGGATGGCGCTGGCGGCCTGA
- a CDS encoding error-prone DNA polymerase: MPTSLPDYAELYCRTNFSFLQGASHAQELVERAIELGYRALAITDECTMAGVVRAHAAWMEQFSRGKAQDFKLLIGSCFRFTALQDEPSHPLAAITLVALARNREGYGNLCELITLARTRAGKGSYLLSPEDLSQPPPALSHLRALPDCQLILVPDYPADEETLDAQLRWFAPLAPGRSWVGMTRLYRPLDDLHRAAIDAAARLHGLPLVAVGDVQMHQRSRKYLQDVVTAIRLGKPVQECGHALAPNAEQHLRPRMRLSLVHGPATLAQTLAVAAGCHFSLAELRYEYPDELVPLGMSPADYLRQETLAGAARRYPQGLPGEVRAQIEMELSLIAQKEYEAYFLTVYDLVRFARSRGILCQGRGSAANSAVCYCLGVTEVDPTSTRLLFARFISEKREEPPDIDVDFEHQRREEVIQHIYRKYGRRRAALAAAVHSYRPRGALREVGKALGVDAAIVDTVARSQHWFDSREELLARFAEAGLDPELPQIGLWASITGKLLRFPRHLSQHTGGFVIARGQLSRLVPIQNAAMEDRSVIEWDKDDLESLKLLKVDVLALGMLTALRRTLELVSLRRGLPQVMQMHDIPREDPATFEMICKADTIGVFQIESRAQMSMLPRMQPRTQYDLVVQVAIVRPGPIQGGMVHPYLRRRELVREGGSFDYPDNTSKSGKIRKVLERTLGIPIFQEQVMDVAIEAAGYSPSEADDLRRSMAAWKRKGGMGPHHERLVMGMTDNGYSREFAESIFNQIEGFGEYGFPESHAASFALLTYFSSWLKCHEPEAFLCGLLNSQPMGFYSPSQLIQDARRHGVKVLPANVLRSRWESILELDPAGRARPAVRLGMSLLRGMPEQAAQRIEEARSERPFADVDDLARRAALDRHALQALAAGDALRELAGHRRQALWHAVGAVPDRDLLRTAPRGDDAVQLEAPGEGDQIIDDYRAMNLTLRRHPLALLRETLRRRRFMSVADLNGLQNRQFACCCGIVTVRQRPGTAKGVIFMTLEDETGSANVIIWPAVLERQRSEVLNARLLGVYGSWQCQGEVRHLVAGRLEDWTHLLGELQPRSRDFF, from the coding sequence ATGCCAACCTCTCTGCCCGACTATGCCGAACTGTATTGCCGCACCAACTTCAGCTTCCTGCAAGGCGCTTCGCATGCGCAGGAACTGGTGGAGCGCGCCATCGAGCTGGGCTACCGCGCCCTGGCCATCACCGATGAATGCACCATGGCCGGCGTGGTGCGCGCCCATGCCGCCTGGATGGAGCAGTTCAGCCGCGGCAAGGCGCAGGATTTCAAACTGCTCATCGGCAGTTGTTTCCGTTTTACCGCCCTCCAAGATGAACCTTCCCACCCGCTGGCCGCCATAACGCTGGTAGCCCTGGCCCGGAACCGCGAAGGCTATGGCAACCTCTGCGAACTCATCACCCTGGCCCGCACCCGCGCCGGCAAAGGCAGCTACCTGCTGTCACCGGAAGACCTGAGCCAGCCCCCGCCCGCCTTGTCGCACCTGCGTGCCCTGCCCGATTGCCAGCTGATCCTGGTGCCGGACTACCCGGCTGATGAAGAAACGCTGGATGCCCAACTGCGCTGGTTCGCCCCGCTGGCCCCCGGCCGCTCGTGGGTCGGCATGACGCGCCTGTATCGTCCGCTGGACGACCTGCACCGCGCCGCCATCGATGCCGCCGCACGGCTGCACGGCCTGCCGCTGGTGGCGGTGGGCGATGTGCAGATGCATCAGCGTTCACGCAAATACCTGCAGGATGTGGTCACGGCCATCCGCCTGGGCAAGCCGGTACAGGAATGCGGCCATGCGCTGGCGCCCAATGCCGAACAGCACCTGCGACCACGCATGCGGCTCTCGCTGGTGCATGGCCCGGCCACCCTGGCCCAGACCCTGGCGGTGGCGGCCGGTTGCCATTTCAGCCTGGCTGAATTGCGATATGAATATCCTGACGAACTGGTGCCGCTGGGCATGAGCCCGGCCGACTATCTGCGGCAGGAAACCCTGGCCGGTGCCGCCAGACGCTATCCCCAGGGGCTGCCGGGCGAGGTACGGGCGCAGATCGAGATGGAACTGTCCCTGATCGCCCAAAAGGAATATGAAGCTTATTTCCTGACCGTCTACGATCTGGTCAGGTTCGCCCGTTCACGCGGCATCCTCTGCCAGGGGCGCGGCTCGGCGGCCAACTCGGCGGTGTGCTACTGCCTGGGAGTGACCGAGGTCGATCCGACTTCCACCCGGCTGCTGTTTGCCCGTTTCATCAGCGAAAAGCGCGAGGAACCGCCCGACATCGATGTCGACTTCGAGCACCAGCGCCGCGAAGAAGTGATCCAGCACATCTACCGCAAGTACGGCCGCCGCCGCGCCGCGCTGGCCGCCGCCGTGCACAGCTACCGGCCGCGCGGCGCCCTGCGCGAGGTCGGCAAGGCGCTAGGGGTGGATGCGGCCATCGTCGATACGGTGGCCAGGTCGCAGCACTGGTTCGACAGCCGCGAAGAATTGCTGGCCCGCTTTGCCGAAGCCGGGCTGGACCCCGAACTGCCGCAGATCGGGCTGTGGGCCAGCATCACCGGCAAGCTGCTGCGCTTTCCGCGCCACCTGTCGCAGCACACCGGCGGTTTCGTGATCGCGCGCGGGCAGTTGTCGCGGCTGGTGCCGATCCAGAATGCGGCCATGGAAGACCGTTCCGTCATCGAATGGGACAAGGACGACCTTGAATCGCTCAAGCTGCTCAAGGTCGACGTGCTGGCCCTGGGCATGCTGACGGCCCTGCGCCGCACGCTCGAACTGGTCAGCCTGCGGCGCGGCCTGCCGCAGGTGATGCAGATGCACGACATTCCGCGTGAAGACCCGGCCACCTTCGAGATGATCTGCAAGGCCGACACCATCGGCGTGTTCCAGATCGAGAGCCGCGCCCAGATGAGCATGTTGCCGCGCATGCAGCCGCGCACCCAGTACGACCTGGTGGTGCAGGTGGCCATCGTGCGGCCGGGCCCGATCCAGGGCGGGATGGTTCACCCCTATCTGCGGCGGCGTGAACTGGTGCGCGAGGGCGGCAGCTTCGACTATCCGGACAACACCAGCAAGAGCGGCAAGATCAGGAAGGTGCTGGAACGCACCCTGGGCATCCCGATCTTCCAGGAACAGGTGATGGACGTGGCCATCGAGGCGGCCGGCTATTCTCCCAGCGAAGCCGATGACCTGCGCCGCTCCATGGCCGCCTGGAAACGCAAGGGTGGCATGGGGCCGCACCATGAACGGCTGGTGATGGGCATGACCGACAATGGGTATTCGCGCGAATTCGCCGAGAGCATCTTCAACCAGATCGAGGGTTTCGGCGAATACGGTTTCCCCGAGAGCCATGCCGCCAGCTTTGCCCTGCTGACCTATTTCAGCAGCTGGCTCAAGTGCCACGAGCCGGAAGCCTTCCTGTGCGGCCTGCTCAACAGCCAGCCCATGGGGTTCTACTCGCCCTCGCAACTGATCCAGGATGCGCGCCGGCATGGTGTGAAAGTGCTGCCGGCCAATGTCTTGCGCAGCCGCTGGGAATCCATCCTGGAACTGGACCCGGCCGGCCGGGCGCGGCCTGCGGTGCGGCTGGGCATGAGCCTGCTGCGCGGCATGCCGGAACAGGCGGCGCAGCGCATCGAAGAAGCCCGCAGCGAACGGCCCTTTGCCGACGTCGATGACCTGGCCCGGCGCGCCGCGCTGGACCGCCACGCCCTGCAGGCGCTGGCGGCGGGCGACGCCTTGCGCGAGCTGGCCGGGCACCGACGGCAGGCGCTGTGGCATGCGGTCGGTGCCGTGCCCGACCGCGACCTGCTGCGCACGGCCCCCCGGGGCGACGATGCCGTGCAGCTGGAAGCGCCCGGCGAAGGCGACCAGATCATCGACGACTACCGCGCCATGAACCTGACCCTGCGCCGCCATCCGCTGGCACTGCTGCGCGAGACCTTGCGGCGGCGCCGCTTCATGAGCGTGGCCGACCTGAACGGCTTGCAGAACCGCCAGTTCGCCTGTTGCTGCGGCATCGTTACCGTGCGCCAGCGCCCGGGCACGGCCAAGGGGGTGATCTTCATGACGCTGGAGGATGAAACCGGCTCGGCCAACGTCATCATCTGGCCTGCCGTGCTGGAGCGGCAGCGCAGCGAAGTGTTGAATGCACGCTTGCTGGGGGTATATGGCAGCTGGCAGTGCCAGGGCGAGGTACGCCACCTGGTGGCGGGACGGCTGGAAGACTGGACCCATCTGCTGGGCGAACTGCAGCCGCGCAGCCGGGATTTTTTCTGA